The Fulvivirga ligni genome window below encodes:
- the gntA gene encoding guanitoxin biosynthesis heme-dependent pre-guanitoxin N-hydroxylase GntA, with protein MYRSEFCISVSNLKPKTMNAQAIIEKHIADDNFPCLMGKSTLKSDTLKIVDYQYFNNVESTRKLYQDLLTFTKSVEGNSKKFYSFIASFSLEKIRSEKQFETVMWQQLQLLNSVDNYSWDGTVSDNPEDNSFSFSVGGKAFYIVGMHPKSSRLSRQCPIPAMVFNLHYQFENLKASGKYQVMKKKIRDNDATVQGNLNPMLEDFGQSSEARQYSGRAVDNRWKCPFLNQNRV; from the coding sequence ATGTACCGGAGTGAATTTTGTATTAGCGTTTCAAATTTAAAACCTAAAACAATGAACGCTCAAGCAATAATAGAAAAACATATAGCAGATGATAACTTTCCTTGTTTAATGGGAAAATCGACACTAAAATCGGATACGCTTAAAATCGTAGATTATCAATATTTCAACAATGTAGAATCCACCAGGAAACTATATCAAGACCTTCTTACCTTCACCAAAAGTGTAGAGGGTAATTCCAAAAAGTTTTACAGTTTTATTGCCTCTTTTTCTTTAGAAAAAATAAGATCAGAAAAGCAGTTCGAAACTGTAATGTGGCAGCAGCTTCAACTCTTAAATAGTGTTGATAATTACTCTTGGGATGGTACGGTGAGTGATAATCCTGAAGATAACAGTTTTAGTTTCAGCGTAGGAGGGAAAGCATTTTATATTGTAGGTATGCATCCTAAAAGTTCCAGACTTTCCAGACAATGCCCTATTCCAGCTATGGTTTTTAATCTGCATTATCAATTTGAAAACCTAAAAGCATCGGGGAAATACCAAGTAATGAAGAAAAAAATCCGTGACAATGATGCCACAGTTCAAGGAAACTTAAATCCCATGTTGGAGGATTTTGGCCAGAGTAGTGAGGCCAGGCAGTATAGTGGTAGAGCCGTAGATAATCGATGGAAGTGCCCATTTCTAAATCAAAATAGAGTTTAA
- a CDS encoding zinc-dependent alcohol dehydrogenase — protein MKALCWHGKNDVRIDTVPDPIIEDPDDVIIKVTSTAICGSDLHLLGGLVPTMQEGDILGHEFMGEIVELGKNVTKFKKGDRVVVPFTISCGHCTYCEQDEYSLCDNSNPKPELGKENMGHAIAGIFGYSHMTGGFSGGQAEYVRVPYSSVGPIKVPEELGDEKVLFLSDIFPTGYMAALNAGIKNGDVVAVWGCGPVGQFTIKSAWMMGASRVIAIDSVPERLELARSFGKAETINTTDATEVYDLLMEMTSGKGPDCCIDSVGAEAHGTGRLEVIKDDIKDLARIDGDHPYVLEQIIKCCKKGGNVSIPGVYIDKVEIPFGAAMNKGLTFKMGQTHVQAFLEPLLNKIKSEEIDPSAIITHRLKLDDAPEAYKTFRDKKDKCIKVVMTP, from the coding sequence ATGAAAGCACTATGTTGGCACGGTAAAAATGACGTGCGTATTGATACAGTTCCTGATCCAATTATTGAAGATCCGGATGATGTAATAATTAAGGTTACTTCCACCGCCATTTGCGGCTCAGATCTTCACTTATTGGGAGGTTTGGTTCCTACCATGCAGGAGGGAGACATTCTAGGCCATGAGTTTATGGGTGAGATTGTTGAGTTAGGGAAAAATGTGACCAAATTTAAGAAAGGTGATCGCGTAGTGGTGCCCTTTACCATCTCCTGTGGTCATTGTACTTACTGTGAGCAGGATGAATACTCGTTATGTGATAACAGTAATCCTAAACCAGAGCTTGGAAAAGAGAACATGGGACACGCTATTGCCGGTATATTTGGCTATTCACATATGACGGGTGGTTTTTCTGGAGGTCAGGCCGAATATGTAAGAGTTCCTTATAGCAGTGTAGGTCCTATTAAAGTACCTGAGGAGTTAGGCGACGAGAAAGTACTATTCCTTTCAGATATATTTCCTACAGGTTATATGGCTGCACTTAATGCAGGTATTAAAAATGGTGATGTAGTTGCCGTTTGGGGCTGTGGTCCAGTGGGGCAATTCACCATTAAAAGCGCTTGGATGATGGGAGCCTCTAGGGTAATAGCTATTGATTCCGTACCTGAGCGACTAGAGTTAGCTAGGTCTTTCGGAAAGGCTGAAACTATTAATACTACCGATGCAACGGAAGTATATGATTTGCTTATGGAAATGACATCTGGTAAAGGTCCTGACTGTTGTATTGACTCGGTAGGAGCGGAAGCTCACGGGACAGGTAGATTAGAAGTGATTAAGGATGATATTAAAGATTTGGCAAGAATTGATGGTGATCACCCATATGTTTTAGAGCAAATCATCAAATGTTGTAAGAAGGGTGGTAATGTTTCAATTCCAGGCGTGTACATCGATAAAGTGGAAATACCTTTTGGAGCGGCTATGAATAAAGGGCTCACTTTTAAAATGGGACAGACCCATGTGCAAGCATTTCTTGAGCCATTATTAAACAAAATCAAGAGTGAAGAAATTGATCCATCGGCTATTATCACACATAGATTGAAACTGGATGATGCTCCTGAGGCATATAAAACATTCAGAGATAAGAAGGATAAATGCATTAAGGTGGTAATGACTCCTTAA
- a CDS encoding DUF1989 domain-containing protein, whose amino-acid sequence MLHIIKKQSGEAFTIKKGQYLKVIDPNGEQVSDMVLFNADDIREKISSGKSLDFEETLLLTKGHKLWSNRSNVMASIIEDTNGRNDFLLAPCSPETFEIMYKHEGYHPSCFENLYTNLAKYDISPDDIPTAFNIFMNVKFASDGKIEVCPPTSKSGDYVIFKAEMNLIVGLTACSAEDSNNGSFKPIHFEVLNQLN is encoded by the coding sequence ATGTTACATATTATTAAAAAGCAGAGTGGAGAAGCATTCACTATTAAAAAGGGTCAATACCTTAAGGTAATTGATCCAAATGGGGAACAGGTGAGTGATATGGTACTTTTCAACGCTGATGATATAAGGGAGAAAATATCATCAGGCAAATCTCTGGATTTTGAGGAGACACTTTTATTAACTAAAGGACATAAGCTGTGGAGTAACAGATCGAACGTAATGGCTAGTATCATTGAAGATACTAACGGGAGAAATGACTTCCTACTTGCACCCTGTAGTCCTGAAACTTTTGAGATCATGTATAAGCATGAAGGCTATCACCCCAGTTGCTTCGAAAACCTTTATACTAACCTAGCGAAGTATGACATAAGTCCAGATGATATACCCACTGCGTTTAATATTTTTATGAACGTAAAATTTGCATCAGATGGAAAAATTGAAGTATGTCCACCAACTAGTAAATCGGGAGACTATGTGATATTTAAGGCGGAAATGAATTTGATCGTAGGTTTAACAGCTTGCTCAGCCGAGGATAGTAATAACGGAAGTTTTAAGCCTATTCACTTTGAAGTGCTAAACCAACTCAATTAA